A stretch of Flavobacteriales bacterium DNA encodes these proteins:
- a CDS encoding T9SS type A sorting domain-containing protein, with product MRNLLFFVLLPLGAPLQAQSYVPGQAYFSANGHIEYRCGDLPLVISVPHGGALAPADIPDRTCNDPVYDVDANTVELGDAIDSVFAVTDGCRPHVVINHLARRKLDANRNLADGACGDPQAVLAWQAFHAFIDSAKARVTATAGKGFYLDLHGHGHTVQRLELGYLLYEDELALPDATLNTSTYIDFSSIRALALQNQLALPHAELLRGPLALGTRLASLGYPSVPSQQDPFPLQGQPYFSGGYNTARHGSYNGGAIDGVQVECNFTGVRDSPMNRALFADSLRVALSTFLTDHYFTQPTNCTVGLAPDDQAPTIWVWPDPADDLVQVEVRGRAAGDAVRIIDASGRTQRYGTTGTPMDVRSLPAGMYIALIETSEAITFFKQ from the coding sequence ATGCGCAACCTCTTGTTCTTCGTCCTCCTTCCCTTGGGTGCTCCACTGCAGGCGCAATCCTATGTTCCGGGCCAGGCCTACTTCAGCGCGAACGGCCATATTGAGTACCGCTGCGGCGACCTTCCATTGGTGATCTCCGTACCGCACGGTGGTGCGTTGGCCCCGGCAGACATACCGGACCGCACCTGCAATGATCCGGTATACGATGTGGACGCCAATACCGTGGAGCTCGGCGACGCCATCGATTCGGTATTCGCGGTCACGGATGGGTGCCGGCCACATGTGGTGATCAACCACCTCGCGCGGCGCAAGCTGGATGCGAACCGGAACCTCGCAGATGGTGCGTGTGGCGATCCACAGGCTGTGCTGGCGTGGCAGGCCTTCCACGCCTTCATCGATAGTGCGAAGGCTCGCGTTACGGCCACAGCAGGCAAGGGCTTCTACCTGGACCTGCACGGCCACGGCCACACCGTGCAGCGCTTGGAGCTGGGCTATCTGCTGTATGAAGATGAGCTGGCGCTCCCGGACGCCACATTGAACACCTCCACCTACATCGATTTCAGCAGCATCCGCGCACTAGCGCTGCAGAACCAGTTGGCGCTCCCCCATGCGGAGCTGTTGCGAGGTCCACTGGCCTTGGGCACGCGGTTGGCCAGCCTGGGCTATCCCTCCGTTCCCAGCCAGCAGGATCCCTTCCCACTGCAAGGGCAGCCCTATTTCAGCGGAGGCTACAATACAGCCCGTCACGGCAGTTACAACGGCGGCGCGATCGACGGGGTACAGGTTGAATGCAACTTCACAGGAGTGCGCGACAGCCCGATGAACCGTGCGCTGTTCGCCGACTCGCTACGGGTGGCGCTCAGCACCTTCCTGACCGATCACTATTTCACGCAGCCGACGAACTGCACGGTCGGACTGGCCCCAGATGACCAGGCACCAACAATCTGGGTGTGGCCGGATCCGGCGGATGATCTCGTGCAGGTGGAGGTCAGAGGCAGGGCCGCAGGTGATGCCGTCCGCATCATTGATGCAAGTGGCCGCACGCAGCGCTATGGAACCACCGGAACGCCCATGGATGTGCGGTCGCTGCCTGCTGGAATGTATATCGCCCTGATAGAGACCAGTGAAGCAATCACGTTCTTCAAGCAGTGA